The DNA window GAATAAATATAGCTAGTAGTAAAATGGAATCAATTTGAAAAATTAGAAGAGAATATATAGAGTATGGCTATTTAGCTATGCTTTTATAAAAGTTCTTGATAGATATCTTTTGTTTTTCTTCCTGTAAGTTTAGAAAGAAGTTTTGCTTTTACTTTAGGAGCTAAATCTAAATCTTGAATATCTGATATATTAAGTGCTTCTCCTTGAGAAATAACAGGCTCTATTAAAATAACCCATTCACCTTTAATATTCATATTTTTAAAGTTTTCAAATATATTTTTTGCACTATCTTTAAAAGATTCTTGATGGAGTTTTGTCAATTCTTTTACTATAAATATAGTTCTATTCTCATCAATTTTTGTAACCTCTTCAAGTAGTTTTAGTAACCGGTGTGGTGACTCATAAAGGATACCTAATTTATCACTTTCCATTATTGACTTTAGTTTGTTTGTTCTATCACTACCTTTGTGTGGTAAAAAGCCATGAAAAGTAAAAGTATTATAAATAAATCCACTCATTGCATAAGCAGTTAAAACAGCATTTGCTCCAGGAATTACATTATATTTGATATTGTTTTTTATACAAAAATCAACAAGTGTAGCACCAGGGTCACTTACACAAGGCATACCTGCATCACTTACATAAACTACATTTTTTTCAAATAGTTTTACATCAAGTGTTTTTAGTATTTGGTTTTCATTATGTGAGTGGTAAGATTTGTACTCTTTATTTTCAAAATTTATATTGTGTTTTTGGCTAAAAAGCCCAAGAAGTTTTTTTGTTACTCTAGTATCTTCACAAAAAATTAGTTCCGCCTCCTCTAAGGCTTTTAGTGCTCTTAAAGATACATCTTCAAGATTTCCTATTGGAGTTGGAACTAAAGTTAACAAGACAGCAGTCTTATTTGTTTAAGTTATATTTAGCTTTGAATTTCTCTACTCTACCAGCAGCATCAACGATTTTTTGCTCTCCAGTAAAGAATGGGTGACAAGCTGAACAAATATCAACTCTTAATGCTTCTACATTTGATTTTGTTTCAAATGAATTTCCACAAGCACAAGTAACTGTACAAGTTTTGTAATCTGGGTGAATGTCTTTTTTCACTTTGTTTTCCTTAAGATTTCTAATGTTTAACAAAAGGTCAAGTCTTTTGTTGCCCTTTATTAAACTCTTTTAAAGTGATGGATTATATCTAAAAAAACTTAATAATCTCTGAATTTAAGTTCTGTATAATATTTGAAGTTTTATTTTCCAAAAATTGAGAATTATTGAATGTATTTTGCCTTTTTGCAAGTTTTGCAGTATTTATAGATATTTTCTCTTCTAACTGCTCTTTTGATATCTTTCCATCAAGATATTCTAATGTTTCAATAATTCCAATAGAACTCATACAATTTGGTAATCTTGTATATTTTTTTTCTAAAAATATAACTTCATCAATAACCCCATCTTTTATCATCTGTTTTGTACGAAGAGATATTCTTTTTCTTAGTTCATCTCTTGGCCAAGTTATCTCAAAAATTTTCAAATCTTTTGCAATTGGTTCTTTTTTATTTTCACTAAAAAACTCGCTTGGAGTTTTGCCTGTTTGTTTATAAATAGCATAAGCTTTTTCTATTCTGTATGAGTCATTTGAGGCAATTTTTTCCATATACTCTTTATCAAGATTATATAAAAACTCATATGCTTCTTCTTTTGATATGTCAAGTTTTTGTTTTGTATCTACACCAAGAGAAATACCTTCGACTAAAGCTTTTAAATAAAACCCAGTTCCCCCTACAATAATCAAATTTTTATTATTTGATGATGCAAAATCTTTGGCTTTTTTATAACAATCAATAAACTGAATTACATCAAAGTTTTCGTTTGGATATACTTCATCTATCCCAAAATGAATAATATCTCCTCTTTCTTTTACAGTTGGCTTTGCAGAAGCAATATCTATTTGTTTATAAACAGAAAGTGAATCCAATGATAGAATAATAGAATTCGTTTTATGTGCAATATCTAATGCTAATGCAGTTTTTCCTGAAGCGGTTGAACCTATTATTGCTATTTGTTTCATTTTTTTGCATCTTCTTTTAATTTTTGTATTTCATTTTCTAGGTTTTCTATTTTTACATCTTTTTTGTGAAGTTCATCTAGTAATTGTGAAATTTGTTGGTTGTTTGACTTGTCAATACTCTCTTGATTTAAGCTTGTTGAACAAGCATTGAAAGTAATGGCAATAAGTATAATTAATAATATTTTTGTATATTTCATCTAAATCCTTTACTTGCGAATTCTATTTAAAAATCAATAAAGAATACTTGAAAAGCCCTTTATATAAATAACTTTATATATAACATTGGGTAAAATCCAGCTATGGAAAAATTAAATAAACTTTTAAATGATTTTAGTGAACTAGTAATGTTCAAACACTCTGTATTCTCATTACCATTTATTTTTATTGCAATGGTAGTAGGTGCAAAAGGATGGTTTGGGTTCAAGCTTCTTATCTTAGGAGTTTTAGCAGCATTAACTGCAAGAAACTTTGCAATGGCTGTAAATAGATATTTAGATAGAGATATAGATGCATTAAACCCAAGAACGGTAAACAGACCAAATGTTGATGGAAGAATAAGTCCATCTCAAATGTTAGCTTTTATTATTGTAAATGCTATTGGTTTTGTTGTTGTTGCATATTTTGTAAATGATTTAGCTTTTAAAATTTCTATACCAATTTTGATAGTAATTGGCTCTTATTCATACTTTAAAAGATTTTCTTTTTTAGCTCACTTAATACTTGGAATATCATTAGGACTTGCTCCAATCGCTGGTGTTGTTGCAGTGACTGAATCTATTCCTTTATGGACAGTTTTATTAAGTATTGGAGTTATGTTTTGGGTTGCTGGATTTGACTTATTGTATTCTCTTCAAGATATTGATGTAGATAAAAAACTAGGACTTCACTCAATCCCAAGTAAATTTGGTGCAAAAAATACTATGAATATCTCTAAAGTATTTCACTTATTGACAGTGATTTTCTGGCTTTTATTTGTAATACAATCAGAAAGCTCAATATTTGGATATATTGCTGTGGTTGTAAGTGCATTGATGCTTACATATGAGCATTATCTTGTAAATAAAGACTTTAGAAAAATTGATAGAGCATTTTTTACTGTTAATGGATATTTAGGAATTGTATTTTTTATATTAATAGTAATAGATAATATTTAATAGCAAGTAGAAAATTTTAAGTTTTCTTTTGCTAAAATTCGAACCTATCATAAGCGCGTCTGTGGCTCAACTGGATAGAGCTCCCGGTTTCGGCCCGGGTGGTTGTGGGTTCGAATCCTACCAGGCGTGCCATTTAACTTTAAATCCCTATTTTACAGTATTTCAAGAGTTCAAAATTTTCTCGGTGTCATTTGGGTGCCTTAAAGTGCCACACTCTTTTCAAAACATTCTCCAAATTTATCATTTTTCACTGGAATATATTCAGAGTATTTTTCAAGTGTCACTTTAACATTTTCATGACCAACAATTTTACTTACATAAGTTATATCTTCTCCATTAGCAATAAGCGTAGATATAAATGTACCTCTTGTTTGATGAAGATTTCTATATTCAACATTAGCTTTTTTTAAAGTTTTTGTCCAAATCTGTTCTCTAACTTTTCCCGCACTAT is part of the Arcobacter sp. CECT 8986 genome and encodes:
- the mqnP gene encoding menaquinone biosynthesis prenyltransferase MqnP codes for the protein MEKLNKLLNDFSELVMFKHSVFSLPFIFIAMVVGAKGWFGFKLLILGVLAALTARNFAMAVNRYLDRDIDALNPRTVNRPNVDGRISPSQMLAFIIVNAIGFVVVAYFVNDLAFKISIPILIVIGSYSYFKRFSFLAHLILGISLGLAPIAGVVAVTESIPLWTVLLSIGVMFWVAGFDLLYSLQDIDVDKKLGLHSIPSKFGAKNTMNISKVFHLLTVIFWLLFVIQSESSIFGYIAVVVSALMLTYEHYLVNKDFRKIDRAFFTVNGYLGIVFFILIVIDNI
- the rsmI gene encoding 16S rRNA (cytidine(1402)-2'-O)-methyltransferase → MLTLVPTPIGNLEDVSLRALKALEEAELIFCEDTRVTKKLLGLFSQKHNINFENKEYKSYHSHNENQILKTLDVKLFEKNVVYVSDAGMPCVSDPGATLVDFCIKNNIKYNVIPGANAVLTAYAMSGFIYNTFTFHGFLPHKGSDRTNKLKSIMESDKLGILYESPHRLLKLLEEVTKIDENRTIFIVKELTKLHQESFKDSAKNIFENFKNMNIKGEWVILIEPVISQGEALNISDIQDLDLAPKVKAKLLSKLTGRKTKDIYQELL
- the miaA gene encoding tRNA (adenosine(37)-N6)-dimethylallyltransferase MiaA; its protein translation is MKQIAIIGSTASGKTALALDIAHKTNSIILSLDSLSVYKQIDIASAKPTVKERGDIIHFGIDEVYPNENFDVIQFIDCYKKAKDFASSNNKNLIIVGGTGFYLKALVEGISLGVDTKQKLDISKEEAYEFLYNLDKEYMEKIASNDSYRIEKAYAIYKQTGKTPSEFFSENKKEPIAKDLKIFEITWPRDELRKRISLRTKQMIKDGVIDEVIFLEKKYTRLPNCMSSIGIIETLEYLDGKISKEQLEEKISINTAKLAKRQNTFNNSQFLENKTSNIIQNLNSEIIKFF
- the rpmE gene encoding 50S ribosomal protein L31, producing the protein MKKDIHPDYKTCTVTCACGNSFETKSNVEALRVDICSACHPFFTGEQKIVDAAGRVEKFKAKYNLNK